TGCCGAAGAGCGGCTCGAACATCCGCGAGGATGATGGAAATCCATGCAATAACAGAAGAATGGGTGCATTTTTCGGGCCCGCTTCGCGGTAGAAGATGGCCAGACCATCTACTGTGATTGTACGGTAAGTTGCATTTTGGGACATCCTGGACTCCTTACCTTGTACCAGAGACATAAAGAACTTATCAACTACCCAAAGAGGCCTCGAAAATCTTCTATCGAAACACCACTCCCTCTCAGGTTGCAAAATTCGTTTTAAATAATTCAAAAGACGCAGGTATCGATGACAATTTTTGTAATTACGGGAACGAATTTATCCAAATGACAGGGAGTAGGTGGACTATGGCCGATTTCAGGGGGCACGATGGGTAAAAACAAAGTCATAATTTTTGAATTTTGCGTCGCGGGAGTGGCACTCGAAACAGCTTTTGTGTTGTGCCTCGCTAGCGGGTTTGCCATCGATAAATCGACCGAAGCCCCATCCACCTGTTTCTGCATATTTCTTCGAATCTTTAACCATAACCTCAACCATGGTCGAGGGACCCGCAACAAACACATTTTCAAATCCACTTAACGATTCACGCTTCCAGGTGAGCTTGACGAGAGTTGACCCATCTGGAAAAGGAATCGTCTTGTCTTGATAGGCCTTGGTCGAGAGCTCGTTTCCTAAAATACCTTTGAGTACGTTTCTGCCCGAATCCTGGGACACGGAAATTAATTCCCAATGCCGATAACCATCGGGTATGCTTACTCCGAAAATGGGTGAGGTTGATTCATCGGCATGGTTTGCCGAAACGGGTATGGAATTCGATACTGCCGCAGGTGTTTTTTCTTGTTCATTCACGGCATCTTCAAGACTGTCTGTTCTGGATGCCACGCATCCCGCTGTGAAGAGTTGCATGGTGACGATCAGCACTGCGGCTGCGCCTGGAAACTTGCCATAGTGGAATTTGCGATGTTTAAACACTGGAAAATCTCCTCGGATAAAAAAGTCGAAAATTAAAAATGAGGATTAGCGAATCCTCGCATTCTGATGAGTCGAGTTTAGACGAGGTTAATCTCCACTCCAACGTTTCCTTTGACGGCTTTGGAATAAGGACAATTCAGATGAGCCGCGTTTACCAACGTCAAAGCGACCTTGTGATCCAAATCTGGAAGAGAGATATTGAGCCGAGCCTGGAGGAAGAAGCCCTTATCGCTTGAACACAAGTCCACTTCCGCCTCAATGGCTAGTTCTTCTGGGATGGTAATCTTCATCTTGCGTGCTATGATCGCCATTGCCCCTTCGAAGCTAGCAGACCAACAGGCGGCGAACAGTTGCTCTGGATTAGTACCTATGCCTCCGGACTCAGGTCGCGAATATTTGACATCGAGTCGACCATCCGAACTGCGGGATGCACCTTCCCGACCACACGTGGTGACCACTCTTGCCGTGTACAAGACTTCTTTTCTAGTG
The genomic region above belongs to Telmatocola sphagniphila and contains:
- a CDS encoding cytochrome P460 family protein — encoded protein: MFKHRKFHYGKFPGAAAVLIVTMQLFTAGCVASRTDSLEDAVNEQEKTPAAVSNSIPVSANHADESTSPIFGVSIPDGYRHWELISVSQDSGRNVLKGILGNELSTKAYQDKTIPFPDGSTLVKLTWKRESLSGFENVFVAGPSTMVEVMVKDSKKYAETGGWGFGRFIDGKPASEAQHKSCFECHSRDAKFKNYDFVFTHRAP
- a CDS encoding Ohr family peroxiredoxin, which produces MESRKSSPIRTRKEVLYTARVVTTCGREGASRSSDGRLDVKYSRPESGGIGTNPEQLFAACWSASFEGAMAIIARKMKITIPEELAIEAEVDLCSSDKGFFLQARLNISLPDLDHKVALTLVNAAHLNCPYSKAVKGNVGVEINLV